A stretch of the Aggregatibacter sp. HMT-949 genome encodes the following:
- the lepB gene encoding signal peptidase I: MSNLFFVILLAVGFGIWKGLDFLQLPNTFSILLLILTVLSGVLWCYHRFVAVPKRNRQIARVEQRTGQALSDEEKAKIEPISEGSEFLSSLFPVLAVVFLVRSFLFEPFQIPSGSMESTLRVGDFLVVNKYAYGVKDPIFQNTIIAGDKPQRGDVIVFKAPHQALMRTGLGASRAAYAENLALTSKDNMSGVDYIKRIVGQGGDRVIFDMDKKTLQIVYAKDGKPCDLNCEIRVFEYTQNPTNPAFPNELEFTEQGDVTHNILISPYRRYSGPEFFPQDSNPTAEWVVPEGQYFVMGDNRDHSDDSRFWGFVPEKNIVGKAVYIWMSLDKAPNEWPTGFRFERFFTTIK; the protein is encoded by the coding sequence ATGTCGAATTTATTTTTTGTGATTTTATTAGCGGTCGGTTTTGGTATTTGGAAAGGGTTGGATTTCCTCCAATTGCCAAACACTTTCAGCATTTTATTACTGATTTTGACCGTACTTTCCGGCGTGTTATGGTGCTATCACCGCTTTGTAGCGGTGCCAAAGCGTAACCGTCAAATTGCGCGTGTCGAGCAACGCACAGGCCAAGCATTAAGTGATGAAGAAAAGGCCAAAATTGAACCGATTTCTGAAGGTTCCGAGTTTTTATCATCGTTGTTCCCTGTACTTGCCGTGGTGTTTTTAGTGCGTTCTTTTCTGTTTGAGCCTTTTCAAATTCCGTCCGGTTCAATGGAATCCACCTTGCGAGTGGGCGATTTTCTTGTGGTTAATAAATATGCTTACGGCGTGAAAGATCCGATTTTCCAAAATACTATTATCGCAGGCGATAAACCGCAACGTGGTGATGTGATTGTGTTTAAAGCACCGCATCAAGCGCTTATGCGTACCGGTCTCGGCGCAAGTCGGGCGGCTTATGCGGAAAATCTGGCATTGACCTCAAAAGACAATATGTCCGGCGTCGATTACATTAAACGCATTGTCGGGCAGGGTGGTGATCGTGTGATTTTCGATATGGATAAGAAAACCTTACAAATCGTTTACGCTAAAGACGGTAAGCCTTGCGATTTAAATTGCGAAATCCGTGTATTCGAATATACGCAAAATCCGACGAATCCGGCATTCCCAAATGAATTGGAATTTACCGAACAAGGTGATGTTACGCACAATATTTTAATTAGCCCGTATCGTCGTTATTCCGGCCCGGAATTTTTTCCGCAAGACAGTAATCCGACAGCAGAATGGGTCGTGCCGGAAGGACAATATTTCGTGATGGGTGATAATCGCGATCACAGTGACGACAGTCGTTTTTGGGGATTCGTTCCGGAAAAAAATATTGTCGGCAAAGCCGTTTATATTTGGATGAGTTTGGACAAAGCGCCAAACGAATGGCCAACCGGCTTCCGTTTTGAACGTTTCTTTACGACAATTAAATAA